From a single Leishmania major strain Friedlin complete genome, chromosome 27 genomic region:
- a CDS encoding putative phosphatidylinositol (3,5) kinase (previous protein_id=AAZ09835.1) translates to MRLPCPTHIPLSSAETHFVGTVAAACPLGLVRVGVFSLRQERIDSDTCRGSTSPPPPQSSHRCIPVYFFFVTPPPPPPPRVLVSPELKMPTDRSLWVEDKYALRCRGCGKKFTAFRRRHHCRRCGQVFCYECLHPLSTAASTPQNIVFSVYQWFSSSPATPLSTPTSPQARKTTEKTEVVSSSRDGAAAAAGATAAAAELSMRLCCRCAATIAENAAREASLSHDEFEPSSLPVHSTAPLGAKMPPPLMPSVSLPCPPLSKVSTPMRLSERSLPEEEPSPAPPRTPPFFVTARQSEAEDPHYMVAPELLGSTAMHAETAEEREVTYSIGRVRRPPPSVMTQWRRAHQEALTNKEARAFPVQRTSPCASALESAGALVRTLSGHADFHARFFLGEDVTQSPSDPNDGVMGSAAVIPVADAPAPLRGFLNDFGAACTTHLEARIQHTLQSSFPNLGGSRLCCHLADVAWHIVSHTAVALDASILDHLSSFFIHDPAQPAQCIVYPGLVNRRRLPSKRAMSPCDHPRVLLLAGHLSYPVQPTEDLVEYVRSYSGYLDKLFQRLVMWHPDVIVVEGGMHHYLRARIEQEGQMRLMLDVGRDFLVQLSWCLRADIIADLQYVGVGDLATTAPLGHCTRFEVLELAEEVRCCGFRGFDALSYHTLILRGGSPSGGVVAHDSSNGERQWETMEKVVREAVAVAYHLALQAHGAAALVRKDLPVSVSGAAPTAEEAAAAAAITMNLGCHFPSSVQSACRDAASPAALSALKDSIVVNIVHMDELFEGGAGGGGGGAVVSTLAKSRSTELSLERGSSRGSLTLFQGGSHHDLPASGAASASSSAPLLSPPLGRAEAPAANAYAVVQQKSALTFYGAGDESLFHFLVNRCAGTESQMLYLHGAHRVKVTTSISPPLPSAAAILTESGLAGVLGAAQMLAFHKVTSRQSAARALAAAEPLDTHALAAFVAHLKGYFSLRIRVMDEDARVAAADAVVVAAAPVDAVVEVCEPHLLNLSTAAFLEWVLYGWIPALSRRFAQPNLQLHFQFHSLGTAAQPQEPGAINVSAYANAVTFLVEAVSLSRIEYARTMMPRADPAPQGEGSSEGDAMSIVDCLYARDDAEEMESLLAELQQVTRTSLDRMDQLENAKAGVPAAASPVGAAHVPEDAEGKAAAAARPSSMPTLERSTRDLRQLSEDVQHALSLLHDARQRGHADVVLLLANMRSRLLPALLAAYRGWHVAQRRATTKSPATTPTDAAAATAAECPSCLRQLDGCLYHKERAQWIRLAEPSSILAAALLHLYRPLPPSTLCIPSTTKGAAAGTELELNKPVDSEAAAAASATPHGAFAVKRTHTASSLDASPATRSGQPPLLSMVSQLSPTEALEVLRQSSRSDAALPTSLKCTLSGYQSVVHLGVGGPAGLAGGAVATLSSAASVASMIGGGSGNAEPTITVDVLFPLSFAALHVLYTDGAPFHICAALVRCRPFSTDGGKSHSKFFVTQDGRFLIKSVKPMELRHFREWAPRYFARMEEHYTSLQRQQQQQQQQPSDGETCAHLFEAQSTLGKIMGLYAVHVQGSRSRASTSPATSSGAALGDATPQLWGLLTDGTHYFMVVEQLLFQRPVREKWDLKGSQRNRTTEHTAAVRLDVDLVQERLRLGNFFFCTPEAKSLLMDHLSRDTALLADSGIMDYSLMVSVGDGSVCVGIIDFLHPYSSAKVLESKMKSSLDTMLGYTRRDPTIIDPASYAARFMRWMDGYFNGVPDRLFPLTSARQRREDRESGVVEKRPRLPPLFRETTKRQASGGGRGD, encoded by the coding sequence ATGAGACTCCCGTGTCCCACACAcatccccctctcctctgccgaGACGCATTTCGTTggcaccgtcgctgctgcttgtccCCTAGGGCTTGTGCGCGTTggcgttttctctctccgaCAGGAGAGAATCGACTCGGATACTTGCAGAGGTAgcacctccccgccccccccccaaagcAGCCACCGCTGTATTCCCGTGTACTTCTTCTTCGtcaccccaccaccaccaccaccaccacgcgtCCTCGTCTCCCCTGAGTTGAAGATGCCAACAGATCGCTCTCTATGGGTGGAGGACAAGTATGCACTGCGATGTCGCGGGTGTGGCAAGAAGTTCACGGCCtttcgccgtcgccaccactgccgcaggTGTGGTCAGGTATTCTGCTACGAGTGCCTCCACCCTCTATCAACAGCAGCCTCCACACCGCAAAACATTGTCTTCAGCGTCTACCAGTGGTTTTCGTCGTCGCCTGCTACGCCGCTTAGCACGCCGACATCACCCCAAGCGCGGAAGACTACTGAGAAAACTGAAGTCGTCAGCAGTAGCCGCGACggggccgctgcggcggcgggcgctaccgcggccgcagcggagcTTTCTATGCGTCtttgctgtcgctgcgctgccaccaTTGCAGAGAACGCTGCGCGCGAAGCCTCTCTGTCGCATGACGAGTTTGAACCCTCTTCGCTCCCAGTCCACAGCACCGCCCCATTGGGGGCGaagatgccgccgccgcttaTGCCGAGTGTGTCACTACCGTGCCCGCCGCTATCAAAGGTGAGTACGCCAATGCGACTCAGCGAGAGGAGTCTTCCTGAAGAGGAGCCATCGCCCGCCCCACCGCGTACCCCGCCCTTCTTCGTAACGGCGCGTCAGTCGGAAGCCGAAGACCCCCATTACATGGTGGCCCCCGAGTTGCTGGGCAGCACAGCAATGCATGCGGAGACAGCAGAGGAGCGCGAGGTCACGTACTCCATCGGCCGCGTTCGGCGTCCACCGCCGTCGGTCATGACGCAGTGGCGGAGAGCTCATCAGGAGGCTCTGACCAACAAGGAAGCGCGCGCCTTCCCGGTGCAGCGAACAAGCCCGTGCGCATCCGCCTTGGAGAGTGCCGGGGCACTTGTGCGGACGCTGAGCGGCCACGCCGACTTTCACGCACGCTTCTTCCTAGGAGAAGATGTGACGCAGTCACCATCGGACCCCAATGATGGCGTGATGGGGAGCGCAGCCGTCATTCCCGTTGCCGACGctccggcgccgctgcgcggaTTCCTGAACGACTTCGGCGCAGCATGCACGACCCACCTCGAGGCGCGTATCCAGCACACGCTTCAATCTTCTTTCCCTAACCTTGGTGGATCGCGACTGTGCTGTCACCTCGCTGATGTCGCCTGGCACATCGTGAGCCAcaccgctgtcgccctcGACGCCAGTATTTTGGACCACTTGTCCAGCTTCTTCATCCACGACCCCGCGCAGCCGGCACAGTGTATCGTGTACCCGGGCCTTGTAAACCGTCGACGTCTTCCTTCGAAGCGAGCCATGAGCCCGTGCGACCAtccgcgcgtgctgctgctcgcggGCCACCTCTCCTACCCAGTGCAGCCGACCGAAGACCTCGTTGAATATGTGCGTTCGTACAGCGGCTATCTGGACAAGTTGTTCCAGCGGCTGGTGATGTGGCACCCCGACGTGATTGTTGTCGAGGGCGGCATGCACCATtacctgcgcgcgcgcatcgaGCAGGAGGGCCAGATGCGCCTCATGCTGGACGTTGGTCGTGACTTTCTTGTCCAGCTGTCATGGTGCTTGCGTGCTGACATCATCGCTGACCTTCAGTACGTTGGCGTTGGCGACTTGGCCACCACAGCGCCGCTAGGTCACTGCACCCGCTTCGAGGTGCTCGAGTTGGCAGAGGaagtgcgctgctgcggcttccGCGGCTTCGACGCGCTGTCGTACCACACCCTCATCCTCCGCGGCGGTAGTCCGAGCGGTGGCGTTGTTGCGcacgacagcagcaacggcgagcGGCAGTGGGAGACGATGGAGAAAGTGGTAAGAGAGGCAGTTGCCGTTGCCTATCATCTGGCTCTGCAGGCacacggcgccgctgcacttgTACGCAAAGACCTGCCTGTTTCCGTGAGTGGTGCGGCGCCGACCGCAGaggaagccgccgccgccgccgccatcaccatGAATCTCGGATGCCACTTCCCGTCGTCGGTGCAGTCCGCgtgccgcgacgccgcgagTCCCGCTGCGCTGTCCGCCCTGAAGGACAGCATCGTGGTGAACATTGTGCACATGGATGAGCTGTTTGAGGGgggtgccggcggcggtggcggaggtgccgTCGTGAGCACACTGGCCAAGTCGCGGAGCACCGAGCTGTCCCTCGAGCGCGGCTCCTCTCGTGGCTCGCTCACGCTTTTCCAAGGTGGCTCACACCACGACTTACctgccagcggcgctgcatcagcGTCATCCAGCGCTCCGCTGCTGAGCCCGCCTCTCGGACGTGCtgaggcgccagcggcgaaCGCCtacgcggtggtgcagcagaaaTCTGCCTTGACCTTCTACGGCGCCGGTGACGAGAGCCTCTTTCACTTTCTGGTAAACCGCTGCGCCGGGACGGAGTCGCAGATGCTCTACTTGCACGGCGCGCATCGAGTGAAGGTGACCACGTCGATCAGTCCACCTCTGCCCTCTGCAGCAGCCATACTCACTGAGAGTGGTCTCGCGGGCGTCTTGGGTGCTGCGCAGATGCTGGCGTTTCACAAGGTTACATCGCGGCAGAGCGCTGCGAGGGCgctggccgcggcggagCCGCTGGACACTCATGCATTAGCCGCCTTCGTTGCGCACCTGAAAGGATACTTTTCTCTTCGAATCCGCGTGATGGACGAGGATGCGAgggtagcggcggcggatgcggTGGTCGTGGCTGCCGCCCCGGTCGACGCGGTGGTGGAAGTCTGCGAGCCGCATCTCCTCAAcctctccaccgccgccttcctGGAGTGGGTGCTGTACGGCTGGATACCCGCGCTCTCGAGGCGATTTGCGCAGCCGAATCTGCAGTTGCACTTCCAGTTTCATTCCCTAGGgacggctgcgcagccgcaggaaCCCGGTGCTATCAATGTCTCCGCCTACGCCAATGCCGTGACATTCCTGGTGGAGGCAGTGTCTCTGTCTCGCATCGAGTACGCGCGAACCATGATGCCGCGCGCCGATCCCGCACCACAGGGGGAGGGTTCCTCTGAGGGGGATGCGATGAGCATCGTCGATTGTCTCTACGCCCGAGACGACGCCGAGGAAATGGAGAGTCTTCTcgccgagctgcagcaggtgacCCGCACCTCCCTGGATCGGATGGATCAGCTGGAGAACGCCAAGGCAGGTgtgccggctgcagcgtccCCGGtaggcgctgcgcacgttCCAGAGGACGCGGAAGGAaaggcagccgccgccgcccggcCGTCGTCGATGCCCACTCTGGAGCGTTCCACGAGGGACTTGCGCCAGCTGTCGGAAGACGTACAGCATGCGCTTTCGCTCCTTCACGATGCACGCCAGCGTGGGCATGCGGATGTGGTGCTTCTTCTTGCCAATATGCGCAGCCGTCTTCTCCCCGCGCTGTTGGCCGCGTATCGCGGCTGGCACGTCGCGCAGCGGAGGGCCACCACAAAGAGTCCCGCCACTACCCCCAcagacgctgccgcggctaCCGCGGCTGAATGCCCTTCCTGCCTTCGCCAGCTGGACGGATGCCTCTATCACAAGGAGCGCGCGCAGTGGATTCGCCTAGCTGAGCCATCGAGCATCCTCGCCGCAGCCCTGCTTCACCTCTATCGGCCCCTTCCACCCAGCACGCTTTGTATACCATCGACCACGAAgggtgcagctgccggcaCGGAGCTCGAACTCAACAAGCCTGTCGacagcgaagcagcagcggcggcatcggcaaCACCCCATGGCGCCTTTGCAGtgaaacgcacacacactgcaTCATCGCTGGACGCGAGCCCGGCCACGCGATCGggacagccgccgctgctgtcgatgGTAAGCCAGCTGTCACCAACGGAGGCGCTCGAGGTGCTTCGCCAAAGCAGCAGATCAGATGCGGCATTGCCCACGTCGCTGAAGTGCACGCTCTCCGGGTATCAGTCGGTGGTGCAcctcggcgtcggcggaCCTGCTGGGCTCGCAGGtggggcggtggcgacgctcAGCAGTGCCGCGAGTGTGGCCAGCATGAtcggtggtggcagtggcaaTGCGGAGCCCACCATCACCGTGGATGTGCTCTTCCCCCTCAGCTTTGCAGCCCTTCACGTGCTCTACACGGACGGTGCTCCCTTTCATATTtgtgcagcgctggtgcggtGTCGGCCCTTCAGCACCGATGGCGGCAAGTCGCATTCGAAATTCTTTGTGACGCAGGACGGACGCTTTCTCATCAAGTCCGTGAAACCGATGGAGCTGCGCCACTTCCGAGAGTGGGCACCCCGCTACTTTGCGAGGATGGAAGAGCACTACACGTcgttgcagcggcagcagcagcagcagcagcagcagccgtctgACGGTGAGACCTGTGCGCACCTGTTTGAGGCGCAGTCAACGCTGGGAAAGATAATGGGCCTCTACGCTGTTCACGTGCAAGGTTCGCGCAGCAGAGCTTCGACGTCGCCCGCCACGTcctccggcgcagcgcttGGCGACGCCACACCGCAGCTGTGGGGCCTTCTTACGGACGGAACGCACTACTTCATGGTGGTCGAGCAGCTTCTGTTTCAGCGACCAGTGCGGGAGAAGTGGGACCTGAAGGGCAGCCAGCGCAACCGCACAACAGAGCACacggctgcggtgcgccTTGACGTCGACCTTGTTCAAGAGCGTCTACGGCTGGGCAATTTCTTCTTTTGCACGCCAGAGGCGAAGAGTCTCTTGATGGACCACCTCTCCCGCGAcaccgcgctgctggcggacaGCGGCATCATGGACTACTCGCTCATGGTCTCagtcggcgacggcagcgtgtgcgtgggcatAATTGACTTTTTGCACCCGTACTCCTCCGCCAAGGTGCTCGAGTCGAAGATGAAGTCCAGCCTAGACACAATGCTCGGCTACACCCGCCGTGACCCCACCATCATCGATCCGGCAAGCTACGCGGCGCGGTTTATGCGGTGGATGGACGGCTACTTCAACGGCGTTCCAGATCGGCTGTTCCCGCTTACcagtgcgcggcagcggagggagGACCGGGAAAGCGGTGTGGTCGAAAAGCGGCCCCGCCTCCCACCTCTGTTCCGTGAGACAACAAAGAGGCAGGCCAgcggaggggggcggggcgatTGA
- a CDS encoding conserved hypothetical protein (previous protein_id=AAZ09836.1) yields MESRTRFKADTPVQLPPAIDPVRERYPFCIVWSPIPVLSWILPFVGHTAVCDSQGRIYDFQGAYRIGQDRMLFGNPVKYWDVSRDYIPSFYNADQQNSAEREEAVKREVAAYDAALMSTISHFRQTEVYNFFTNNCHSFVAASMNEQQLKKQHMGMVSIAIGMMTRGRYISVSRFMQAHLPSILLIVIILILVALL; encoded by the coding sequence ATGGAATCGCGTACAAGATTCAAGGCAGACACGCCCGTGCAACTGCCACCTGCCATCGACCCCGTGCGTGAGCGCTACCCGTTCTGCATTGTTTGGTCGCCTATTCCGGTCCTCTCGTGGATTCTGCCGTTCGTGGGTCACACCGCCGTATGCGACAGCCAGGGCCGCATCTATGACTTCCAAGGGGCGTACCGAATTGGGCAAGACCGCATGCTGTTCGGCAACCCCGTCAAGTACTGGGACGTCTCCCGCGACTACATCCCGTCCTTCTACAACGCCGATCAGCAGAACtcggcagagagagaggaggcggtgaagcGTGAGGTGGCCGCGTACGATGCTGCCCTCATGTCCACCATCAGCCACTTCCGCCAGACTGAGGTGTACAACTTTTTCACAAACAACTGCCACTCTTTcgtggcggcgtcgatgaacgagcagcagctcaagAAGCAGCACATGGGGATGGTGAGCATCGCGATTGGGATGATGACGCGCGGTCGCTACATCAGCGTCAGCCGCTTCATGCAGGCACATCTGCCCTCTATCCTGCTCATCGTCATCATCCTCATCCTCGTGGCCCTGCTATAA
- a CDS encoding conserved hypothetical protein (previous protein_id=AAZ09837.1) → MAQAVPPNNRSHVEALHDPVAPHFELVSYPLSDSQDAIEDADCQGGVLAVLRRSGRLEVRDAEEDRVLLRTLVRNPHKVFVHPQGTYVVVTASDGEVSVQNTFDARMCATTQLQATDVLGTVAQGSQDVVVGECVGWLPQDSYGVAADDNPEVLAARAVSAFTTQGSSTAGAAEWSYLMGVNKGSAIFALHICVSSSNPNRLKMRAVLVWSLPSPASCAFPIRSIAFAATGAGGCVLLISTAINLHEAHSSSIAAPAPLFHALRSGTVKLRTQTVPLYAGSASAPEANGRVLLYRRSYAAAPQSYVWNSAAGVVHGLFDRDVSTDMVDENERLLFRTSSVSETSVPSVGEAGARVNEQSFSLAKVADSTGAAGAGVDRAARPPSAVPIAVVPTAFHMIVLYPRRCIVLHQPPGASWRSPADGGGAAERFAPPLPAEVAQRIRFDPFRASPPPSSELCGVIHDAEARRFYLFSRTHLWEVLIEDEAHQQWRLFLERGRDAQASLAVRKRYMDAACRLAFYSDTQRNLCLFRRGQFFLDCGATRHAIAQFAKCDWFEDIYALLTTYRNTNVRTAFVEARFQFLLSHLASLDDWAPQLTSMFVILMLAKLDQIARSAPASAAAEADFHKFLLSTVEQCGVFLKENAVYELVLRLLEEQGRPESALIFAKAMQRTRYVVASHIVQQQFDEAVKVLGACHGSAARLQPWYEFTSVLIQHRPVALTTALLRALTKEARAGRVLPLQMERLMPSFVRYDISMNEVADNTEHQVVVLLDQCIHRYDCSSGAVHNYYARLLAQTHDAVRLDDFISTSLFLDTGYALRMCLKHGCTTAAVALYKHMHLYRDAVTTALYVPHERRNSGSGNADEDASVAARSEDKDVLPGLVAAEDTLRGLVGKVRNDELHQLWMLTAEQALASHNVAAALAVVQESGGVLRTEDVLRKIEDVNLIDDFRDVICEYFDAYADQKRQLSRTQDEVYQTAEEVKKDLRQAREQFGYITASQRCPLCHRTLLQSSTPYFVYPNCGHVVHEVCAVSRLESIGGLETFLADEGIAPHVLDGISDVHQLAKQDCVLCGEAVVVEVDIPLFRKDASWDL, encoded by the coding sequence ATGGCGCAAGCGGTGCCACCTAACAACCGGAGTCATGTTGAAGCCTTGCATGACCCCGTCGCACCGCATTTCGAACTTGTCTCATACCCCCTCTCTGATAGCCAGGACGCTATCGAGGATGCCGATTGCCAGGGTGGTGTtttggcggtgctgcgccgcagtggGCGGCTGGAGGTGCGCGACGCTGAAGAGGACCGCGTGCTGCTCCGCACACTCGTGCGTAACCCTCACAAGGTCTTTGTGCATCCCCAGGGCACCTACGTTGTGGTTACTGCTTCTGACGGTGAGGTAAGCGTGCAGAACACGTTCgacgcgcgcatgtgcgccaCCACTCAGCTACAAGCGACGGACGTTCTCGGTACCGTTGCGCAAGGATCTCAGGATGTCGTCGTCGGTGAGTGCGTTGGTTGGCTCCCACAGGACAGCTATGGGGTAGCAGCCGACGACAACCCGGAAGTGTTGGCAGCCCGTGCAGTGTCTGCTTTCACGACGCAAGGGTCGTCAACAGCTGGCGCGGCCGAGTGGAGCTACTTGATGGGGGTGAACAAGGGCAGTGCCATCTTTGCTCTGCACATATGCGTCAGCAGCAGTAACCCCAACCGACTGAAGATGCGAGCTGTGCTGGTGTGGTCGCTGCCGTCTCCAGCAAGCTGTGCCTTCCCGATCCGCTCCATCGCGTTCGCGGCGACGGGGGCCGGCGGCTGCGTTCTTCTCATTTCGACAGCCATCAATCTGCACGAagcacacagcagcagcattgcCGCTCCGGCGCCTCTGTTTCACGCACTCCGTTCCGGCACCGTCAAGCTGCGCACGCAAACGGTGCCCCTGTACGCAggctccgcctcggcgcccGAAGCGAACGGGCGGGTGCTTCTCTACCGTCGTTCGtatgccgccgcgccgcagtCGTACGTGTGGAATAGCGCCGCTGGTGTGGTTCATGGGCTGTTCGACCGCGACGTCTCGACTGACATGGTGGACGAAAACGAGCGGCTGCTCTTTCGAACTTCATCCGTCTCCGAGACATCGGTGCCCTCTGTGGGTGAGGCGGGGGCGCGCGTGAATGAGCAGTCGTTCTCGCTCGCTAAAGTCGCAGACAGCACGGGCGCAGCCGGGGCTGGAGTGGACAGGgccgcgcggccgccgtcggccGTCCCCATCGCAGTGGTCCCGACAGCGTTTCACATGATTGTGCTCTACCCGCGGCGGTGCATTGTGCTACATCAACCTCCGGGAGCGTCGTGGCGCAGTCCTGcggatggcggcggcgcggcggagcgctTCGCACCGCCGCTACCTGCTGAAGTGGCACAGCGGATCCGCTTCGACCCGTTCCgggcatcgccgccgccgtcctctgAGCTGTGCGGCGTCATCCACGACGCCGAGGCGCGCCGATTTTACCTCTTCAGCCGCACGCATCTCTGGGAGGTGCTCATTGAGGAcgaggcgcaccagcagTGGCGCCTCTTTCTCGAGCGCGGACGTGACGCGCAGGCGTCCTTGGCGGTGCGCAAGCGCTACATGGATGCGGCGTGCCGCCTTGCCTTCTACTCGGACACTCAGCGCAATCTCTGTCTGTTTCGCCGCGGCCAGTTCTTCCTCGACTGCGGAGCCACTCGCCACGCCATTGCCCAGTTCGCCAAGTGTGACTGGTTCGAGGACATCTACGCGCTGTTGACGACATACCGCAACACGAACGTGCGCACCGCGTTTGTGGAGGCTCGCTTCCAGTTTCTGCTGTCGCATCTCGCTTCGCTGGACGACTGGGCGCCGCAGCTGACGAGCATGTTTGTGATTCTCATGCTTGCGAAGCTCGACCAGATCGCGCGCAGTGCCCCggcgtccgccgccgccgaggcggatTTTCACAAGTTCCTGCTGAGCACAGTGGAGCAGTGCGGCGTCTTCCTGAAGGAGAACGCGGTGTATGAGCTTGTGTTGCgcctgctggaggagcagggtCGGCCCGAGAGCGCGTTGATATTCGCCAAGGCAATGCAACGCACACGCTACGTTGTCGCCTCCCACAtcgtccagcagcagttCGACGAGGCTGTCAAGGTCCTCGGCGCGTGCCACGGCTCTGCTGCCCGTCTGCAGCCCTGGTACGAGTTTACGTCCGTACTGATCCAGCATCGACCGGTGGCCCTGacaacggcgctgctgcgtgcgctcACCAAGGAAGCGCGGGCGGGCCGGGTGCTTCCTCTGCAGATGGAGCGGCTGATGCCGTCGTTTGTGCGCTATGATATCTCCATGAACGAGGTGGCCGACAACACGGAGCAtcaggtggtggtgctgctcgatCAGTGCATTCACCGCTACGACTGCTCTTCGGGTGCAGTGCATAACTACTACGCCCGCCTGCTTGCGCAGACGCACGATGCCGTGCGACTCGACGACTTTATCAGCACCTCGCTCTTCCTCGACACGGGGTACGCACTGCGCATGTGCCTGAAGCACGGCTGCACGACCGCCGCAGTGGCCCTATACAAACACATGCATCTCtaccgcgacgccgtcacTACCGCCCTGTACGTGCCTCACGAGCGacgcaacagcggcagcggcaacgctgACGAGGACGCTAGCGTGGCCGCACGGTCGGAGGACAAGGATGTGCTGCCGGGTCTTGTCGCCGCCGAAGACACGCTGCGCGGACTTGTCGGGAAAGTTCGCAACGACGAGCTCCACCAACTGTGGATGCTTACTGCGGAGCAGGCGCTCGCCAGCCACAACGTTGCCGCGGCCCTCGCGGTCGTGCAGGAATCCGGTGGCGTTCTCCGCACTGAGGATGTCCTCCGTAAGATCGAGGACGTGAATCTCATCGACGATTTTCGGGACGTCATCTGCGAGTACTTCGACGCCTACGCGGATCAGAAGCGGCAGCTTAGCCGAACGCAGGACGAGGTGTACCAGACCGCcgaggaggtgaagaaggACCTGCGGCAGGCGCGCGAACAGTTTGGATACATCACGGCGAGCCAGCGCTGTCCACTCTGCCACCGCACActgctgcagagcagcacgccgtaCTTTGTGTACCCCAACTGCGGTCATGTCGTGCACGAGGTCTGCGCTGTGTCGCGGCTCGAGTCCATCGGTGGCCTCGAGACGTTCTTGGCTGACGAGGGCATTGCGCCGCACGTACTCGACGGCATCAGCGACGTTCACCAGCTTGCGAAGCAGGACTGTGTGCTGTGCGGCGAGGCCGTTGTTGTGGAGGTCGACATCCCGTTGTTTCGCAAGGACGCTTCTTGGGATTTGTAG
- a CDS encoding hypothetical protein (previous protein_id=AAZ09838.1) — MESFSSAVAAVTVTSLALSGTLMVVAALVLFIAAHRNDNYSWVDRSWSILPVVYTWIHVYYTHQQARGAAVRRAAGQSFPLSTATLFGLVITVWGCRLTFNFFRRGGYARGGEDYRWSYVHTWRIFSRSPVVWTLFNFFVISSFQTWLLWAITLPVMQFPATPATAKEVTFGVLLVALITFEAICDEQQWRFQCAKVRTPHQAPYCYGFCVTGVFGYSRHLNVFCEASLWVMLAVAAHSCGTASMAWWQWSGCTLLGLLILFSTAMITEQLTAKKYPGYAVYQSITPMLFPSLYSTTGKVLLALKKMG; from the coding sequence ATGGAATCTTTCTCCAGTGCCGTCGCAGCCGTTACGGTGACATCCCTCGCCCTTTCCGGAACCTTGATGGTTGTGGCGGCGCTTGTGCTGTTCATCGCAGCGCACCGCAACGACAACTATTCGTGGGTGGACCGGTCGTGGTCTATTCTACCGGTGGTGTACACGTGGATCCACGTATACTACACGCACCAGCAGGCACGCGGGGCTGCTGTGAGGCGCGCCGCGGGGCAGTCGTTCCCGCTGAGCACCGCAACCCTCTTTGGCCTTGTCATAACGGTGTGGGGGTGCCGCCTGACCTTCAACTTcttccgccgcggcgggtACGCCCGTGGCGGCGAGGACTACCGGTGGAGTTACGTACACACGTGGCGCATCTTCTCCCGCTCGCCGGTCGTCTGGACGCTCTTCAACTTCTTCGTCATTTCCTCCTTTCAAACGTGGCTGCTGTGGGCCATCACACTGCCGGTCATGCAATTTCCAGCAACGCCGGCAACGGCGAAGGAGGTCACATTTGGAGTTCTGCTGGTGGCTCTCATTACCTTTGAGGCGATCTgcgacgagcagcagtggcgtTTTCAGTGCGCGAAGGTCCGCACGCCGCACCAGGCCCCTTACTGCTACGGGTTCTGCGTCACAGGTGTCTTCGGCTACAGCCGGCACCTAAACGTCTTCTGTGAGGCGTCTCTGTGGGTGAtgttggcggtggcggcgcacagCTGTGGGACAGCGTCGATGGCGTGGTGGCAGTGGTCTGGGTGCACCCTGCTGGGGCTGCTCATCCTCTTTTCGACAGCAATGATCACGGAGCAGCTGACTGCTAAAAAGTACCCTGGCTACGCCGTATACCAGTCCATAACGCCCatgctcttcccttccctctaTTCGACAACAGGGAAGGTGCTGCTTGCGCTCAAGAAGATGGGGTAG